From Actinomyces slackii, a single genomic window includes:
- a CDS encoding PHP domain-containing protein, with product MRIDPHTHSACSDGTDTPAQLMAAAAVAGLDVIGLTDHDTTAGWDEAAAAVAGTGVALLRGTEISCSSNGVTLHLLAYLHRPDDPGLTAAFERARASRETRARQMVERLSADYPISWTDLVEQTRGTVTIGRPHIADALVAAGCFPDRSAVFAGPLATASPYYVRHWALDPVKACALVRAAGGVPVAAHPRAGRRQRRLVPDEVFAQMADAGLAALEVDHRDHDEAQRQEARSLARRLGLGESGASDYHGGGKPNALGENLMAPALLERIVSEGALGLVEP from the coding sequence GTGCGCATCGACCCCCACACCCACTCGGCCTGCTCGGACGGCACCGACACCCCGGCCCAGCTCATGGCCGCGGCCGCGGTGGCGGGCCTGGACGTGATCGGCCTGACCGATCACGACACCACGGCAGGGTGGGATGAGGCCGCGGCAGCGGTGGCCGGCACCGGGGTCGCCCTGCTGCGGGGCACCGAGATCTCCTGCTCCTCCAACGGCGTGACCCTCCATCTGCTGGCCTACCTCCACCGCCCGGATGACCCGGGCCTGACCGCGGCCTTCGAGCGGGCGCGGGCCTCGCGCGAGACCCGCGCCCGCCAGATGGTCGAGCGCCTGAGCGCCGACTACCCCATCAGCTGGACGGACCTGGTGGAGCAGACCCGAGGGACGGTGACCATCGGCCGGCCCCATATCGCCGATGCCCTGGTGGCGGCCGGATGCTTCCCGGATCGCTCCGCCGTCTTCGCCGGCCCCCTGGCGACGGCATCGCCCTACTACGTGCGCCACTGGGCCCTGGACCCGGTTAAGGCCTGCGCCCTGGTGCGCGCCGCCGGGGGAGTGCCCGTGGCCGCCCACCCCCGGGCGGGCCGGCGCCAGCGCAGGCTCGTGCCCGACGAGGTCTTCGCGCAGATGGCCGACGCCGGGCTGGCGGCCCTGGAGGTCGATCACCGCGATCACGACGAGGCCCAGCGCCAGGAGGCCCGCAGCCTCGCCCGCCGTCTGGGGCTGGGGGAGTCCGGAGCCTCGGACTACCACGGCGGCGGCAAGCCCAACGCGCTGGGGGAGAACCTCATGGCGCCCGCCCTGCTGGAGCGGATCGTCTCCGAGGGCGCCCTGGGCCTGGTCGAGCCCTGA
- a CDS encoding MarC family protein: MLQSVFDPTLFATSFMTLLVIQDPLGAVPIFLSLTGRQSPTERAASARQATWVSFWVILAFAVFGRYILKFLGISVPALQVAGGLLLLLVALELLTGKADESPDPDSVTANAALVPLGTPLLAGPGAIVAAMVAVETAGAAAAGWVSVTAAIIGTHLVVWLTLRFSLGLNRFMGESGIRILTRIFGLLLAAIAVQIMADGVFAFLDAWI; the protein is encoded by the coding sequence ATGCTCCAGTCAGTCTTCGACCCCACGCTCTTCGCCACCTCCTTCATGACCCTGCTGGTCATCCAGGATCCCCTGGGAGCCGTGCCGATCTTCCTGTCCTTGACGGGCCGTCAGAGCCCGACCGAGCGGGCGGCCTCCGCCCGGCAGGCCACCTGGGTGTCCTTCTGGGTCATCCTGGCCTTCGCGGTGTTCGGGCGCTACATCCTGAAGTTCCTGGGGATCTCGGTGCCGGCGCTCCAGGTGGCCGGCGGCCTCCTGCTCCTGCTGGTGGCGCTGGAGCTCCTGACCGGCAAGGCCGATGAGAGCCCCGACCCCGACTCGGTGACCGCCAACGCGGCCCTGGTGCCCCTGGGCACGCCCCTGCTGGCCGGGCCCGGGGCCATCGTGGCCGCCATGGTGGCGGTGGAGACGGCGGGCGCGGCTGCGGCCGGATGGGTCTCGGTGACCGCGGCGATCATCGGCACCCACCTCGTGGTCTGGCTCACCCTGCGCTTCTCCCTGGGCCTCAACCGCTTCATGGGGGAGTCGGGGATCCGCATCCTGACCAGGATCTTCGGGCTCCTGCTGGCCGCGATCGCCGTGCAGATCATGGCCGATGGCGTGTTCGCCTTCCTGGACGCCTGGATCTGA
- a CDS encoding DEAD/DEAH box helicase, with product MTNEDRRDDDVEPAQQDAPATQPASGIIETAGAHAPVLEEATPDITDEGGQAELGARRFADFGVEPEICQALAAKGITSPFPIQALTLPVALTGQDIIGQAKTGTGKTLGFGIPLLMDTLGPGEEGWDEDPASGSPQALVVLPTRELAKQVAEELATAAALRTVRITQVYGGRAYEPQIEALERGAEIVVGTPGRIIDLMDRRVLNLEHVTTVVLDEADEMLDLGFLPDVEKILSRTRPDRHTMLFSATMPGAVVTLARRYMTKPTHIRAQDPGDEGMTVKSVQQVVYRTHALNKVEVVSRILQAEGRGRTIIFARTKRTAARVAEDLAARGFATASLHGDLGQGAREQALRAFRNNKVDVLVSTDVAARGIDVDDVTHVINYQCPEDEKIYVHRIGRTGRAGNSGTAVTFVDWDDVPRWRIIAKALGLPIEEPVETYHTSAHLFADLSIPEGVTGRLPKEMRVLAGLDAEEIEDLGETGRSRRADRGERGRGRGGRSSRGSRSGRGRAGRQDPGSAGGTGEAGQDKPRRTRTRTRKRTRGGRPITPPQEQ from the coding sequence GTGACTAACGAGGATCGCAGGGACGACGACGTCGAGCCCGCTCAGCAGGACGCGCCTGCCACCCAGCCCGCCTCCGGGATCATCGAGACCGCCGGGGCCCACGCCCCCGTCCTGGAGGAGGCCACGCCCGACATCACCGATGAGGGCGGCCAGGCCGAGCTGGGCGCCCGGCGCTTCGCCGACTTCGGCGTCGAGCCGGAGATCTGCCAGGCCCTGGCGGCCAAGGGCATCACCTCGCCCTTCCCCATCCAGGCCCTGACCCTGCCGGTGGCCCTGACCGGCCAGGACATCATCGGCCAGGCCAAGACCGGGACCGGCAAGACCCTGGGCTTCGGGATCCCCCTGCTCATGGACACCCTGGGCCCCGGGGAGGAGGGCTGGGACGAGGACCCCGCCTCCGGCTCCCCCCAGGCCCTGGTGGTCCTGCCCACCCGCGAGCTGGCCAAGCAGGTGGCCGAGGAGCTGGCCACCGCGGCCGCCCTGCGCACCGTGCGCATCACCCAGGTCTACGGCGGACGGGCCTACGAGCCCCAGATCGAGGCCCTGGAGAGGGGCGCCGAGATCGTCGTGGGCACCCCGGGGCGCATCATCGACCTCATGGATCGCCGGGTCCTCAACCTGGAGCATGTCACCACCGTGGTCCTCGATGAGGCCGATGAGATGCTGGACCTGGGCTTCCTGCCCGATGTGGAGAAGATCCTGTCCCGCACCCGCCCCGACCGCCACACCATGCTCTTCAGCGCCACCATGCCCGGGGCCGTGGTCACCCTGGCCCGGCGCTACATGACCAAGCCCACCCATATCCGCGCCCAGGACCCCGGGGACGAGGGCATGACCGTCAAGTCGGTCCAGCAGGTCGTCTACCGCACCCATGCGCTGAACAAGGTCGAGGTGGTCTCCCGCATCCTGCAGGCCGAGGGACGGGGGCGCACCATCATCTTCGCGCGCACCAAGCGCACCGCCGCCCGCGTCGCCGAGGACCTGGCCGCGCGCGGCTTCGCCACCGCCTCCCTGCACGGCGACCTGGGCCAGGGCGCCCGCGAGCAGGCTTTGCGGGCCTTCCGCAACAACAAGGTCGATGTGCTGGTGTCCACGGATGTCGCCGCCCGGGGCATCGACGTCGACGACGTCACCCATGTCATCAACTACCAGTGCCCCGAGGACGAGAAGATCTACGTCCACCGCATCGGGCGCACCGGGCGGGCGGGCAACTCCGGGACCGCGGTGACCTTCGTGGACTGGGATGATGTCCCGCGCTGGAGGATCATCGCCAAGGCCCTGGGCCTGCCCATCGAGGAGCCGGTGGAGACCTACCACACCTCCGCCCACCTCTTCGCCGACCTCTCCATCCCCGAGGGCGTCACCGGCAGGCTCCCCAAGGAGATGAGGGTGCTGGCGGGCCTGGACGCCGAGGAGATCGAGGACCTGGGCGAGACGGGGCGCTCGCGCCGGGCCGATCGGGGCGAGCGCGGCCGCGGGCGCGGCGGGCGCTCATCGCGTGGCTCTCGCTCCGGCCGCGGGAGGGCGGGCCGCCAGGATCCCGGCAGCGCCGGCGGGACCGGTGAGGCGGGTCAGGACAAGCCGCGCCGCACGCGCACCCGCACGCGCAAGCGCACCCGTGGCGGGCGGCCCATCACACCCCCGCAGGAGCAGTAG
- a CDS encoding ferritin-like fold-containing protein yields the protein MSDTPQPSAPMQVGPHELSVVGVVAYSRTAACVRYAKDADKAPSMEARLALLRMSAWEVGCFERIVEHASAAGVDVYGAAERFVSVLGDFDARLRPLDWAERLVKTYLAFGLLIDFGMALSDSLPEPVRTALIDELAADPIGRYATAELDAAIAGDTQLAARLGLWARRVVGEEISTFQRLLSEFPELLGERSASQFHEVLSQGAVSRMRGLGLRV from the coding sequence ATGAGTGACACGCCCCAGCCCAGCGCCCCCATGCAGGTCGGCCCCCACGAGCTCAGCGTGGTCGGGGTGGTCGCCTACTCGCGCACCGCCGCCTGCGTGCGCTACGCCAAGGATGCGGACAAGGCCCCGTCGATGGAGGCGCGCCTGGCGCTGCTGCGCATGAGCGCCTGGGAGGTCGGCTGCTTCGAGCGCATCGTCGAGCACGCCTCGGCCGCGGGAGTGGACGTCTACGGCGCCGCCGAGCGCTTCGTCAGCGTCCTGGGCGACTTCGACGCGCGGCTGCGCCCCCTGGACTGGGCCGAGCGGCTGGTCAAGACCTACCTCGCCTTCGGCCTGCTCATCGACTTCGGCATGGCCCTGAGCGACTCCCTGCCCGAGCCCGTGCGCACCGCCCTCATCGACGAGCTCGCCGCCGATCCGATCGGCCGCTACGCCACCGCCGAGCTCGACGCCGCCATCGCCGGGGACACCCAGCTGGCGGCGCGCCTGGGCCTGTGGGCACGGCGCGTGGTGGGCGAGGAGATCAGCACCTTCCAGCGCCTGCTCTCCGAGTTCCCCGAGCTGCTGGGGGAGCGCAGCGCCAGCCAGTTCCACGAGGTCCTCTCCCAGGGCGCCGTCTCACGCATGCGGGGACTGGGGCTGCGGGTATGA
- a CDS encoding purine-cytosine permease family protein has protein sequence MSTEGVTDMSLLENAGLDIIAESDRKGRPRDLFMPWFAANISVLGLSWGAWVLSFGLSFWQAVIAGAVGVVVSFGLCGIIAILGKRGSAPTLALSRAAFGYNGNRLSAAISWILTVGWETVLCILATLASATVLRALGWHNETGAQIVGFLVTVGLAASAGILGFEAIMRVQTWITWATGALTVIYLILVAPQIDIAALAGLPAGPPAAVIGALVMVATGFGLGWVNAAADYSRYLPRSASSAGVVGWTTLGSALPVVVLVFFGILLVGSDAELGQAINADPIGALTTILPTWFLVPFAVVAILGLAGGIIMDLYSSGLSLLATGLPLRRHTATAIDATIMALGTIAVTFGASDFLGPFQGFLTTLGVVIAAWAGIMIAEVIMRRRDYDEQALFTPDGVYGSINWEAIALVGAGSVLGWGLVVNSAASWLSWQGYLLGPLGGREGDWAYANLGVLVSLLTGLLGHLLLGRRRVAAQEAAQEAGA, from the coding sequence ATGAGCACCGAGGGCGTCACTGACATGTCCCTGCTGGAGAACGCAGGGCTCGACATCATCGCCGAATCCGATCGCAAGGGCCGGCCCCGCGACCTGTTCATGCCCTGGTTCGCGGCCAACATCTCCGTCCTGGGGCTGTCCTGGGGGGCATGGGTGCTGAGCTTCGGCCTGTCCTTCTGGCAGGCCGTCATCGCCGGAGCCGTGGGGGTGGTGGTGTCCTTCGGCCTGTGCGGCATCATCGCGATCCTGGGCAAGCGCGGCAGCGCCCCCACCCTGGCCCTGTCCAGGGCCGCCTTCGGCTACAACGGCAACCGGCTCTCGGCGGCCATCTCCTGGATCCTCACCGTGGGCTGGGAGACCGTCCTGTGCATCCTGGCCACGCTGGCCTCGGCCACTGTCCTTCGCGCCCTGGGCTGGCACAACGAGACCGGCGCCCAGATCGTGGGCTTCCTGGTGACCGTGGGCCTGGCCGCCAGCGCGGGGATCCTCGGTTTCGAGGCCATTATGCGGGTCCAGACCTGGATCACCTGGGCCACGGGGGCGCTGACGGTCATCTACCTCATCCTCGTGGCCCCGCAGATCGATATCGCCGCCCTGGCGGGGCTGCCCGCAGGCCCGCCGGCCGCCGTCATCGGGGCCCTGGTCATGGTGGCCACGGGATTCGGGCTGGGCTGGGTCAACGCGGCCGCCGACTACTCGCGCTACCTGCCCCGCTCGGCCTCCTCGGCCGGGGTCGTGGGATGGACAACCCTCGGCTCGGCCCTGCCCGTGGTGGTCCTCGTCTTCTTCGGCATCCTCCTGGTGGGCTCCGACGCCGAGCTGGGCCAGGCCATCAACGCCGACCCCATCGGCGCGCTGACCACGATCCTGCCCACCTGGTTCCTCGTTCCCTTCGCCGTCGTGGCGATCCTGGGACTGGCCGGGGGCATCATCATGGACCTGTACTCCTCGGGCCTGTCCCTGCTGGCCACGGGCCTGCCGCTGCGGCGCCACACCGCCACCGCCATCGACGCCACCATCATGGCCCTGGGCACCATCGCCGTGACCTTCGGCGCATCGGACTTCCTGGGGCCCTTCCAGGGCTTCCTGACCACCCTGGGCGTGGTCATCGCCGCCTGGGCGGGGATCATGATCGCCGAGGTCATCATGCGCCGGCGCGACTACGACGAGCAGGCCCTGTTCACCCCCGACGGCGTCTACGGCTCGATCAACTGGGAGGCCATCGCCCTGGTGGGGGCGGGCTCGGTGCTCGGATGGGGCCTGGTGGTCAACTCCGCGGCCTCCTGGCTGTCCTGGCAGGGCTACCTGCTGGGCCCCCTGGGCGGGCGCGAGGGGGACTGGGCCTACGCCAATCTCGGCGTGCTGGTCTCCCTGCTCACCGGCCTGTTGGGCCACCTGCTCCTAGGCCGACGGCGAGTGGCCGCCCAGGAGGCGGCGCAGGAGGCCGGCGCATGA
- a CDS encoding purine-nucleoside phosphorylase: MSGPWPGGLGAERLEALAASSGHAGPGPALEAAHQIARRTGVDRHDLLVVLGSGAEEALADWGESEARLPLSDLPGVSAPVAPGHLDLLSSYRRPTASGGRRVLVAHGRTHLYEGRGPAPVVALARAAAAAGVRAAVLINAGGCLREWGIGEVMVITDHLNLTGASPFDGTVFIDVRTVWDAGLARVLRGAAQREGVYAALRGPEYQTMAEARLLAGLGADCVGMSTVLEAIALHQLGVAVSGLSVVSDLSFAVEPTDPQEVLRLAAGARPTLVRSIEAVLEEIGPAGH; this comes from the coding sequence ATGAGCGGGCCGTGGCCCGGCGGCCTTGGCGCCGAGCGCTTAGAGGCCCTGGCGGCGTCGAGCGGGCATGCGGGTCCCGGCCCGGCCCTCGAGGCCGCCCATCAGATCGCCCGCCGCACCGGGGTCGACCGCCACGACCTGCTCGTCGTCCTGGGATCGGGAGCCGAGGAGGCGCTCGCGGACTGGGGCGAGTCGGAGGCCCGCTTGCCGCTGTCGGACCTGCCGGGCGTGAGCGCCCCCGTGGCGCCGGGGCACCTCGATCTCCTGTCCTCCTACCGCAGGCCCACCGCCTCGGGAGGCCGGCGCGTCCTCGTGGCCCACGGCCGCACCCATCTCTACGAGGGGCGCGGCCCGGCCCCGGTGGTGGCCCTGGCGCGGGCCGCCGCGGCGGCGGGTGTGCGGGCCGCGGTGCTCATCAACGCGGGTGGCTGCCTGCGCGAGTGGGGGATCGGCGAGGTCATGGTCATCACCGACCACCTCAATCTCACCGGTGCCTCGCCCTTCGACGGCACGGTCTTCATTGATGTGCGCACCGTGTGGGACGCGGGGCTGGCCCGGGTCCTGCGGGGCGCGGCCCAGCGTGAGGGCGTGTACGCGGCCCTGCGCGGCCCCGAGTACCAGACGATGGCGGAGGCGCGCCTGCTCGCCGGCCTGGGCGCTGACTGCGTGGGCATGTCCACCGTCCTGGAGGCCATCGCCCTGCACCAGCTCGGTGTGGCGGTGTCCGGCCTGAGCGTCGTGTCCGACCTGTCCTTCGCCGTGGAGCCGACCGATCCGCAGGAGGTCCTGCGCCTGGCGGCCGGTGCTCGCCCCACCCTGGTCCGCTCCATCGAGGCGGTCCTGGAGGAGATCGGCCCCGCGGGGCATTAA
- a CDS encoding LacI family DNA-binding transcriptional regulator: MRAVVMSDVARAAGVSQQTVSRVLHDHPSVRPETRARVNAAIERLGYQPNLAARSLAAGRSGTIGVLLMSRLSHGTASTFAAIAESARQEGYQLVVTSAPDDSPGAVHSALDELAGYRVEASIILARRITALEELDSRPTQSPRILMAGQGGIAGAATVAIDQAAGATAATEHLVRTGRRRLVHVAGDLSNADAVARRDAFVRTCAEQGVQAVVVDAGGWSAEDGARAGAEALGASPDGVFAANDDLALGVMRALHDAGYRVPDDVGLVGFDDVPASRMLVPALTTVVQDFHALGRAVMAQVVAVASGREPQDVLLDAKLVIRESSRPVDPR; encoded by the coding sequence ATGCGCGCGGTGGTGATGAGCGACGTCGCTCGTGCGGCAGGAGTCTCCCAGCAGACGGTCTCACGCGTGCTGCACGACCATCCCTCCGTTCGCCCCGAGACCCGGGCGCGGGTCAATGCCGCGATCGAGCGCCTGGGGTACCAGCCCAATCTCGCGGCGCGCTCCTTGGCGGCGGGGCGCAGCGGCACCATCGGCGTCCTGCTCATGTCCCGCCTGAGCCACGGCACGGCCTCCACCTTCGCCGCCATTGCCGAATCCGCTCGCCAGGAGGGGTACCAGCTGGTGGTGACCTCCGCCCCGGATGACTCCCCGGGAGCCGTGCACTCGGCTCTCGACGAGCTCGCCGGCTACCGGGTGGAGGCCTCGATCATCCTGGCCCGGCGCATCACCGCCCTCGAGGAGCTCGACTCCAGGCCGACCCAGAGCCCCCGCATCCTCATGGCGGGGCAGGGCGGGATCGCCGGCGCCGCGACCGTGGCCATCGACCAGGCCGCCGGCGCCACTGCCGCCACCGAGCACCTGGTGCGCACCGGCAGGCGCCGCCTGGTCCATGTGGCCGGGGATCTGTCCAATGCCGACGCGGTTGCCCGCCGAGACGCCTTCGTGCGCACCTGCGCCGAGCAGGGAGTCCAGGCAGTGGTGGTCGATGCCGGCGGCTGGTCCGCCGAGGACGGCGCCCGCGCCGGCGCCGAGGCCCTGGGCGCCTCCCCTGACGGCGTCTTCGCCGCCAATGACGACCTGGCCCTGGGGGTCATGCGCGCCCTGCACGATGCCGGCTATCGCGTCCCCGATGACGTGGGGCTGGTGGGCTTCGACGACGTGCCCGCCAGCCGCATGCTCGTGCCGGCCCTGACCACGGTCGTTCAGGACTTCCATGCCCTGGGCCGTGCGGTCATGGCCCAGGTGGTCGCCGTGGCCAGCGGGCGGGAGCCCCAGGACGTGCTGCTGGACGCCAAGCTGGTGATCCGCGAATCGAGCAGGCCGGTCGATCCCCGCTGA
- a CDS encoding class II aldolase/adducin family protein — translation MLLDQARTQITAACQRLTDDGLVVGTAGNLSIRQGDLVAITPSGLPYSDLRPDLVAVVDYASGKQIEGPLKPASELDLHLTALRSTGLEAVVHTHSPAATAVASLADLTALPAVHYYISMFGGPDVRVADYATYGTPELARNVERALEGRTAALMSNHGSVVAGPDLEAAYTLAQELEWVCELYLRVRSAGPPKILPDEEIAAVIAKIADYGQRAPSA, via the coding sequence ATGCTCCTTGACCAGGCCCGCACGCAGATCACCGCCGCCTGTCAGCGCCTGACCGATGACGGCCTGGTGGTGGGCACCGCGGGCAACCTGTCCATCCGCCAGGGCGACCTGGTGGCCATCACCCCCAGCGGCCTGCCCTACTCCGACCTGCGCCCCGATCTGGTGGCCGTTGTCGACTACGCCTCGGGCAAGCAGATCGAGGGCCCCCTCAAGCCCGCCAGCGAGCTGGACCTGCACCTGACGGCTCTGCGCAGCACCGGCCTGGAGGCGGTGGTCCACACCCACTCCCCCGCGGCCACGGCCGTGGCCAGCCTGGCCGATCTCACGGCCCTGCCGGCCGTTCACTACTACATCTCGATGTTCGGCGGCCCCGATGTCCGTGTGGCCGACTACGCCACCTACGGCACGCCCGAGCTGGCCCGCAATGTTGAGCGCGCCCTGGAGGGCCGCACGGCCGCCCTCATGAGCAATCACGGATCGGTGGTGGCCGGGCCGGACCTCGAGGCCGCCTACACCCTGGCCCAGGAGCTGGAGTGGGTCTGCGAGCTCTACCTGCGGGTGCGCAGCGCCGGGCCGCCCAAGATCCTCCCGGATGAGGAGATCGCCGCGGTCATCGCCAAGATCGCCGACTACGGGCAGCGGGCGCCCAGCGCCTGA
- a CDS encoding L-fucose isomerase, which yields MSPQLSSSSLPAIGIRPLIDGRRHGVRESLEGKTRQLAEDVAELISSRLTYPDGSPVRCVIAQTSIGGVSEAVAVKEQFRTENIGAELTVTASWNYITEVLDLDPSIPHAIWGFNGTERPGAVTLAAAAAAYNMMGIPCFGIYGHDVQDADDSGLTDDVVEQILRYARCALGVALMKGRSYLSIGTVSMGIAGCRPPEQVLADYLGMRTEYIDMIEIDRRIEQGIYDPVEYETAIAWARQSLRIGENHNTEANTRTQEEYDRQFDYSVKMLLVARDLMEGNPRLAELGHIEEAGGHDAIAAGFQGQRQWTDCRPNADIMETLLNTSFDWNGPRKESVFATEADACNALAMLFNSVLTHRPQLFSDVRTYWSPQAVKRVTGHELDGVAAQGFIDLRNSGATTLNATGQERDEQGRPVIKPWWQITPEEIAADLEATTFHPANAEYFPGGGFSTHFVTAGGMPVTASRLNIVAGLGPVLQISEGWTIELPDEAREIIECRTDPLWPTTFFVPRLTGQGAHASVYEWMAHWGANHTATGYGHFGDDLLTLASMLRIPVYMHNIPPERIMRPKAWIPFGTADLESADFRACAAFGPLYR from the coding sequence GTGTCACCACAGCTCTCCTCCTCATCCCTGCCCGCCATCGGCATCCGCCCGCTCATCGACGGGCGGCGCCACGGAGTCCGCGAGTCCCTGGAGGGCAAGACCAGGCAGTTGGCCGAGGACGTGGCCGAGCTGATCTCCTCGCGCCTGACCTACCCCGACGGCTCCCCGGTGCGGTGCGTCATCGCCCAGACCAGCATCGGCGGCGTCAGCGAGGCCGTGGCCGTCAAGGAGCAGTTCCGCACCGAGAACATCGGCGCCGAGCTGACGGTGACCGCCTCCTGGAACTACATCACCGAGGTCCTCGACCTCGACCCCTCCATCCCGCACGCCATCTGGGGCTTCAACGGCACCGAGCGCCCCGGCGCGGTGACCCTGGCGGCTGCGGCCGCCGCCTACAACATGATGGGCATCCCCTGCTTCGGCATCTACGGGCACGACGTCCAGGACGCCGACGACTCAGGACTGACCGACGACGTCGTCGAGCAGATCCTGCGCTACGCGCGCTGCGCCCTGGGGGTGGCCCTCATGAAGGGCCGCAGCTACCTGTCCATCGGCACGGTCTCCATGGGCATCGCCGGATGCCGGCCGCCCGAGCAGGTCCTGGCCGACTACCTGGGCATGCGCACCGAGTACATCGACATGATCGAGATCGACCGGCGCATCGAGCAGGGCATCTACGACCCCGTCGAGTACGAGACCGCCATCGCCTGGGCCCGCCAGAGCCTGCGCATCGGCGAGAACCACAACACTGAGGCCAACACCCGCACCCAGGAGGAGTACGACCGCCAGTTCGACTACTCCGTCAAGATGCTGCTCGTGGCCCGCGACCTCATGGAGGGCAACCCCCGCCTGGCCGAGCTCGGCCACATCGAGGAGGCCGGCGGCCACGACGCCATCGCCGCAGGCTTCCAGGGGCAGCGCCAGTGGACCGACTGCCGCCCCAACGCCGACATCATGGAGACCCTGCTCAACACGAGCTTCGACTGGAACGGCCCGCGCAAGGAGTCCGTCTTCGCCACCGAGGCCGACGCCTGCAACGCCCTGGCCATGCTCTTCAACTCCGTGCTCACCCACCGCCCCCAGCTCTTCAGCGATGTGCGCACCTACTGGAGCCCGCAGGCCGTCAAGCGGGTCACCGGGCACGAGCTCGACGGCGTGGCCGCCCAGGGCTTCATCGATCTGCGCAACTCCGGGGCCACCACCCTCAACGCCACCGGCCAGGAGCGCGACGAGCAGGGCCGGCCGGTGATCAAGCCCTGGTGGCAGATCACCCCCGAGGAGATCGCCGCGGACCTGGAGGCCACCACCTTCCACCCCGCCAACGCCGAGTACTTCCCCGGCGGGGGCTTCTCCACGCACTTCGTCACCGCCGGCGGCATGCCGGTGACCGCCTCTCGCCTCAACATCGTGGCGGGCCTGGGGCCAGTGCTCCAGATCTCCGAGGGCTGGACCATCGAGCTGCCCGATGAGGCCCGCGAGATCATCGAGTGCCGTACCGACCCGCTGTGGCCCACCACCTTCTTCGTCCCCCGCCTGACCGGCCAGGGCGCCCACGCCTCGGTCTACGAGTGGATGGCCCACTGGGGGGCCAACCACACGGCCACCGGGTACGGCCACTTCGGGGACGACCTCCTCACGCTGGCCTCCATGCTGCGCATCCCGGTCTATATGCACAACATCCCGCCGGAGCGGATCATGCGCCCCAAGGCCTGGATCCCCTTCGGCACCGCGGACCTGGAGAGCGCGGACTTCCGAGCCTGCGCGGCCTTCGGCCCGCTCTACCGGTAG